A window of the Yersinia rochesterensis genome harbors these coding sequences:
- a CDS encoding DNA-directed RNA polymerase subunit alpha, whose translation MQGSVTEFLKPRLVDIEQVSSTHAKVTLEPLERGFGHTLGNALRRILLSSMPGCAVTEVEIDGVLHEYSTKEGVQEDILEILLNLKGLAVRVQGKDEVILTLNKSGIGPVTAADITHDGDVEIVKPQHVICHLTDENASISMRIKVQRGRGYVPASARIHSEEDERPIGRLLVDACYSPVERIAYNVEAARVEQRTDLDKLVIEMETNGTIDPEEAIRRAATILAEQLEAFVDLRDVRQPEVKEEKPEFDPILLRPVDDLELTVRSANCLKAEAIHYIGDLVQRTEVELLKTPNLGKKSLTEIKDVLASRGLSLGMRLENWPPASIADNE comes from the coding sequence ATGCAGGGTTCTGTGACAGAGTTTCTAAAACCGCGCCTGGTAGATATCGAGCAAGTGAGTTCGACGCATGCCAAGGTGACCCTTGAGCCGTTAGAGCGTGGCTTTGGCCATACTCTCGGCAACGCACTGCGCCGTATTCTGCTTTCATCTATGCCGGGTTGCGCTGTGACCGAGGTTGAGATTGATGGTGTACTACATGAGTACAGCACCAAAGAAGGCGTACAGGAAGATATCCTGGAGATCCTGCTCAACCTGAAAGGGCTGGCGGTGAGAGTTCAGGGCAAAGATGAAGTTATTCTTACCCTGAATAAGTCTGGCATTGGCCCTGTGACTGCAGCCGATATCACCCATGATGGTGATGTCGAAATCGTCAAGCCGCAGCACGTTATCTGCCACCTGACCGATGAAAACGCATCTATTAGTATGCGTATCAAAGTTCAACGTGGTCGTGGTTATGTGCCGGCTTCTGCCCGAATTCATTCGGAAGAAGATGAGCGCCCGATTGGTCGTCTGTTAGTAGACGCATGCTATAGCCCTGTAGAGCGAATTGCCTACAATGTTGAAGCAGCGCGTGTAGAACAGCGTACCGACCTGGACAAGTTGGTTATCGAGATGGAAACCAATGGTACGATCGATCCTGAAGAGGCGATCCGCCGTGCGGCAACTATCTTGGCTGAACAGCTTGAAGCTTTCGTTGACCTACGTGATGTACGTCAGCCGGAAGTTAAAGAAGAGAAGCCAGAGTTTGATCCGATCCTGCTGCGCCCTGTTGACGATCTGGAATTGACTGTCCGCTCTGCTAACTGCCTCAAGGCAGAAGCTATCCACTACATCGGTGATCTGGTACAGCGTACCGAGGTTGAGTTGCTGAAAACGCCTAACCTGGGTAAAAAATCTCTTACTGAGATTAAAGACGTGCTTGCATCACGTGGTCTTTCTTTAGGCATGCGCCTAGAAAATTGGCCGCCGGCTAGCATTGCTGATAACGAGTAA
- the rpsD gene encoding 30S ribosomal protein S4 — MARYLGPKLKLSRREGTDLFLKSGVRAIDTKCKIEQPPGQHGARKPRLSDYGVQLREKQKVRRIYGVLERQFRNYYKEAARLKGNTGANLLQLLEGRLDNVVYRMGFGATRAESRQLVSHKAIMVNGRVVNIASYQVSPNDVVSIREKAKKQSRVKAALELAEQREKPTWLEVDAVKMEGVFKRIPERTDLSADINEHLIVELYSK, encoded by the coding sequence ATGGCAAGATATTTGGGTCCTAAGCTCAAGCTGAGCCGTCGTGAGGGCACAGACCTGTTCCTTAAGTCTGGCGTTCGCGCGATTGACACCAAGTGTAAGATTGAACAACCACCTGGCCAGCACGGTGCGCGTAAACCGCGTCTGTCTGACTACGGTGTGCAGTTACGTGAAAAACAAAAAGTTCGCCGTATCTATGGTGTTCTAGAACGTCAATTCCGTAACTACTATAAAGAAGCAGCACGTCTGAAAGGCAACACCGGTGCAAACCTGTTGCAATTGCTGGAAGGCCGTCTGGATAACGTAGTTTACCGTATGGGCTTTGGCGCAACTCGTGCTGAATCACGTCAGCTGGTTAGTCATAAAGCTATCATGGTAAATGGTCGCGTTGTTAACATCGCTTCTTATCAGGTATCTCCGAATGACGTAGTCAGCATCCGTGAGAAAGCTAAAAAGCAGTCTCGTGTTAAGGCAGCTTTGGAGCTGGCTGAGCAGCGTGAAAAGCCGACTTGGCTGGAAGTTGATGCTGTCAAGATGGAAGGTGTGTTCAAACGTATTCCTGAACGTACTGATCTGTCTGCGGACATTAACGAACACCTGATCGTCGAGCTTTACTCCAAGTAA
- the rpsK gene encoding 30S ribosomal protein S11, producing the protein MAKAPIRARKRVRKTVSDGVAHIHASFNNTIVTITDRQGNALGWATAGGSGFRGSRKSTPFAAQVAAERCADAVKEYGIKNLEVMVKGPGPGRESTIRALNAAGFRITNITDVTPIPHNGCRPPKKRRV; encoded by the coding sequence ATGGCAAAGGCACCTATTCGTGCACGCAAGCGTGTAAGAAAGACAGTCTCTGACGGTGTGGCTCATATCCATGCTTCTTTCAACAACACCATCGTTACCATTACAGATCGTCAAGGTAACGCATTGGGTTGGGCAACAGCAGGTGGTTCCGGTTTCCGTGGATCTCGTAAGTCTACTCCGTTTGCAGCGCAAGTTGCAGCAGAGCGCTGCGCTGACGCAGTGAAAGAATACGGTATCAAGAATCTGGAAGTTATGGTTAAAGGACCTGGTCCGGGCCGTGAGTCTACTATCCGTGCGTTAAACGCGGCTGGTTTTCGCATCACTAATATTACTGATGTGACTCCGATCCCTCATAACGGTTGTCGTCCGCCGAAAAAGCGCCGCGTATAA
- the rpsM gene encoding 30S ribosomal protein S13, which translates to MARIAGINIPDQKHTVIALTAIFGIGKTRSQAICVAAGIAENVKISELSEEQIEKLRDEVAKYVVEGDLRREVTLSIKRLMDLGTYRGLRHRRGLPVRGQRTKTNARTRKGPRKPIKK; encoded by the coding sequence GTGGCCCGTATAGCAGGCATTAACATTCCTGATCAGAAACATACCGTTATCGCTTTAACAGCGATCTTCGGCATCGGTAAGACCCGTTCACAGGCTATCTGTGTTGCTGCGGGTATTGCTGAAAATGTTAAGATCAGTGAGCTGTCTGAAGAGCAAATCGAGAAGCTGCGTGACGAAGTTGCCAAGTACGTTGTAGAAGGTGATCTGCGTCGTGAGGTGACCCTGAGCATCAAGCGTCTGATGGACCTTGGGACTTATCGTGGTTTGCGTCATCGTCGTGGTCTACCAGTTCGCGGTCAGCGTACTAAGACCAACGCACGTACCCGTAAGGGTCCGCGTAAACCGATCAAGAAATAA
- the rpmJ gene encoding 50S ribosomal protein L36, whose protein sequence is MKVRASVKKLCRNCKIVKRNGVVRVICSAEPKHKQRQG, encoded by the coding sequence ATGAAAGTTCGTGCTTCCGTCAAGAAATTATGTCGTAACTGCAAAATTGTTAAGCGTAACGGTGTCGTTCGCGTAATCTGCAGTGCCGAACCAAAGCATAAACAGCGTCAAGGCTGA
- the secY gene encoding preprotein translocase subunit SecY, with the protein MAKQPGLDFQSAKGGLGELKRRLLFVIGALIVFRIGSFIPIPGIDATVLAKLLEQQRGTIIEMFNMFSGGALSRASIFALGIMPYISASIIIQLLTVVHPALAEIKKEGEAGRRKISQYTRYGTLVLAIFQSIGIATGLPNMPGMQGLVINPGFAFYFTAVVSLVTGTMFLMWLGEQITERGIGNGISIIIFAGIVAGLPPAIAHTIEQARQGDLHFLLLLLVAVLVFAVTFFVVFIERGQRRIVVNYAKRQQGRRVYAAQSTHLPLKVNMAGVIPAIFASSIILFPATIASWFGGGTGWNWLTTISMYLQPGQPLYVLLYASAIIFFCFFYTALVFNPRETADNLKKSGAFVPGIRPGEQTAKYIDKVMTRLTLIGAMYITFICLIPEFMRDAMKVPFYFGGTSLLIVVVVIMDFMAQVQTLMMSSQYESALKKANLKGYNR; encoded by the coding sequence ATGGCTAAGCAACCAGGATTAGATTTTCAAAGTGCTAAAGGCGGATTAGGCGAACTGAAGCGCAGACTTTTGTTTGTTATCGGTGCGCTTATTGTTTTCCGTATCGGCTCTTTTATTCCGATTCCTGGTATCGATGCCACTGTGCTTGCTAAATTGCTCGAGCAGCAGAGAGGGACCATCATTGAAATGTTTAACATGTTCTCTGGTGGTGCTCTCAGTCGTGCTTCTATCTTTGCCTTGGGTATCATGCCGTATATTTCGGCATCGATTATTATCCAACTGCTAACTGTGGTTCATCCGGCGTTGGCAGAAATAAAGAAAGAAGGGGAGGCTGGCCGTCGTAAGATTAGTCAGTACACCCGCTATGGCACGTTGGTATTGGCTATATTCCAATCGATCGGTATTGCTACCGGTCTGCCGAATATGCCTGGGATGCAAGGTCTGGTAATCAACCCAGGCTTTGCTTTCTATTTTACCGCTGTTGTTAGCTTGGTCACAGGGACGATGTTCCTAATGTGGCTTGGCGAACAGATTACTGAGCGTGGTATCGGTAACGGTATTTCAATCATAATCTTTGCTGGTATTGTTGCCGGTCTTCCACCTGCAATAGCCCATACCATCGAGCAAGCTCGGCAAGGCGACCTGCACTTCCTCCTGTTGCTGTTGGTTGCAGTATTAGTGTTTGCAGTAACCTTCTTCGTTGTTTTCATTGAACGTGGTCAACGTCGTATCGTCGTTAACTATGCTAAACGTCAACAAGGTCGTCGTGTTTATGCAGCACAGAGCACACATTTACCGTTGAAAGTGAATATGGCCGGGGTTATCCCTGCAATCTTTGCTTCCAGCATAATTCTGTTCCCTGCCACGATTGCATCATGGTTCGGGGGCGGAACAGGTTGGAACTGGCTGACGACTATTTCGATGTATTTGCAGCCAGGACAGCCGCTTTATGTGTTACTCTATGCGTCTGCAATCATCTTCTTCTGTTTCTTCTACACGGCGTTGGTGTTTAACCCACGTGAAACAGCAGATAACCTGAAGAAGTCCGGTGCATTCGTGCCAGGAATTCGTCCGGGAGAGCAAACGGCGAAGTACATCGATAAAGTAATGACGCGTCTAACCTTAATTGGTGCGATGTATATTACTTTCATCTGCCTGATCCCGGAGTTCATGCGTGACGCGATGAAAGTACCATTTTACTTTGGTGGTACCTCCCTACTTATCGTAGTGGTGGTCATCATGGACTTTATGGCTCAAGTGCAAACTCTGATGATGTCTAGTCAGTACGAGTCTGCATTGAAGAAAGCAAACCTGAAAGGCTATAACCGCTAA
- the rplO gene encoding 50S ribosomal protein L15, with the protein MRLNTLSPAEGAKHAPKRVGRGIGSGLGKTAGRGHKGQNSRSGGGVRRGFEGGQMPLYRRLPKFGFTSRKAMITAEVRLSELALVEGDVIDLNTLKAANVVGTQIEFAKVMLSGEITRAVTLRGLRVTKGARAAIEAAGGKIEE; encoded by the coding sequence ATGCGTTTAAATACTCTGTCTCCGGCTGAAGGTGCCAAGCATGCGCCGAAGCGTGTAGGTCGTGGTATCGGTTCTGGCCTGGGTAAAACCGCTGGTCGTGGTCACAAAGGTCAGAACTCACGTTCTGGTGGTGGCGTACGTCGTGGTTTTGAAGGTGGTCAGATGCCTTTATATCGTCGTTTGCCGAAATTCGGCTTCACCTCTCGCAAAGCTATGATCACGGCAGAAGTTCGTCTGTCTGAACTGGCTTTAGTGGAAGGCGACGTAATCGACCTGAACACGCTGAAAGCCGCTAACGTTGTTGGTACCCAGATTGAGTTCGCGAAAGTTATGCTTTCAGGCGAAATCACTCGTGCGGTAACTCTGCGTGGTCTGCGTGTCACCAAAGGCGCTCGTGCTGCTATCGAAGCTGCTGGCGGTAAAATTGAGGAATAA
- the rpmD gene encoding 50S ribosomal protein L30, with protein sequence MAKTIKVTQTKSSIGRLPKHKATLIGLGLRRIGHTVEREDTPAVRGMVNLVSYMVKVEE encoded by the coding sequence ATGGCAAAGACTATTAAAGTAACTCAAACAAAAAGCAGTATCGGTCGTTTGCCGAAACACAAGGCAACTCTGATCGGTTTAGGTCTGCGTCGTATTGGTCATACTGTAGAGCGTGAGGATACTCCTGCTGTGCGTGGTATGGTCAACTTGGTTTCCTACATGGTTAAAGTTGAGGAGTAA
- the rpsE gene encoding 30S ribosomal protein S5 produces the protein MSHIEKQAGELQEKLIAVNRVSKTVKGGRIFSFTALTVVGDGNGRVGFGYGKAREVPAAIQKAMEKARRAMINVALNNGTLQHPVKGAHTGSRVFMQPASEGTGIIAGGAMRAVLEVAGVHNVLAKAYGSTNPINVVRATIAALEDMKSPEMVAAKRGKSVEEILGK, from the coding sequence ATGTCTCACATCGAAAAACAAGCTGGCGAACTGCAGGAAAAGCTGATCGCGGTAAACCGCGTATCTAAAACCGTAAAAGGTGGCCGTATTTTCAGCTTTACCGCACTGACAGTAGTTGGTGATGGTAACGGTCGCGTTGGTTTTGGCTACGGCAAAGCACGCGAAGTTCCGGCAGCGATCCAAAAAGCGATGGAAAAAGCCCGTCGCGCTATGATTAATGTTGCTTTGAATAACGGCACTCTGCAGCACCCTGTTAAAGGTGCTCACACAGGTTCCCGTGTATTCATGCAACCAGCTTCTGAAGGTACCGGTATCATCGCCGGTGGTGCAATGCGCGCCGTCTTGGAAGTTGCAGGGGTTCATAACGTTTTAGCTAAAGCATATGGTTCTACTAACCCGATTAACGTGGTTCGTGCAACTATCGCAGCTTTAGAAGATATGAAATCCCCAGAAATGGTCGCTGCTAAGCGTGGTAAGTCCGTCGAAGAAATTCTAGGGAAATAA
- the rplR gene encoding 50S ribosomal protein L18, whose amino-acid sequence MDKKAARIRRATRARRKLKELGATRLVVHRTPRHIYAQVIAPNGSEILVAASTVEKAINEQLKYAGNKDAAAAVGKAVAERALEKGITKVSFDRSGFQYHGRVQALADAAREAGLQF is encoded by the coding sequence ATGGATAAGAAAGCAGCTCGTATCCGTCGTGCGACCCGCGCACGCCGCAAGCTCAAAGAACTGGGTGCGACTCGCCTGGTGGTACATCGTACCCCACGCCATATTTACGCGCAGGTTATTGCACCAAACGGTTCTGAAATTTTGGTAGCAGCTTCTACTGTAGAAAAAGCTATCAATGAGCAATTGAAGTACGCCGGCAACAAAGATGCCGCCGCAGCTGTAGGTAAAGCTGTTGCAGAGCGCGCATTGGAAAAAGGGATCACGAAAGTATCCTTTGACCGTTCCGGTTTCCAATATCATGGTCGAGTCCAGGCACTGGCAGATGCTGCCCGTGAAGCTGGCCTTCAGTTCTAA
- the rplF gene encoding 50S ribosomal protein L6, whose amino-acid sequence MSRVAKAPVVIPAGVEVKLNGQVISIKGKNGELTRTVHSAVEVKQEENTLTFAPREGAVDGWAQAGTTRALLNAMVVGVTEGFTKKLQLVGVGYRAAVKGNVVNLALGFSHPVDHELPAGITAECPTQTEIVLKGADKQVIGQVAADLRAYRRPEPYKGKGVRYADEVVRTKEAKKK is encoded by the coding sequence ATGTCTCGTGTTGCAAAAGCACCCGTCGTCATTCCTGCCGGCGTAGAGGTAAAACTCAACGGTCAGGTTATTTCGATAAAGGGTAAGAACGGCGAGCTGACTCGTACCGTCCATAGCGCTGTTGAAGTTAAGCAAGAAGAAAATACATTGACTTTCGCTCCACGCGAAGGCGCTGTAGACGGTTGGGCCCAAGCGGGTACCACTCGTGCACTGCTTAATGCAATGGTCGTTGGTGTTACCGAAGGCTTCACTAAGAAGCTTCAATTGGTAGGTGTAGGTTACCGTGCCGCAGTTAAAGGCAACGTGGTGAATTTAGCTTTAGGCTTCTCTCATCCAGTTGACCATGAATTGCCGGCTGGCATTACTGCTGAATGCCCGACCCAAACTGAAATCGTGCTGAAAGGCGCTGATAAGCAGGTGATTGGTCAGGTTGCAGCAGATTTACGTGCCTACCGTCGTCCTGAGCCTTATAAAGGCAAGGGTGTCCGTTACGCCGACGAAGTCGTGCGTACCAAAGAGGCTAAGAAGAAGTAA
- the rpsH gene encoding 30S ribosomal protein S8, whose amino-acid sequence MSMQDPIADMLTRIRNGQSANKVAVTMPSSKLKVAIANVLKEEGFIEDFKIEGDTKPVLELALKYFQGKAVVESIQRISRPGLRIYKKKDELPKVMAGLGIAVISTSKGVMTDRAARQAGLGGEIICYVA is encoded by the coding sequence ATGAGCATGCAAGATCCGATCGCGGATATGCTGACCCGTATCCGTAACGGTCAATCCGCAAACAAAGTCGCGGTCACCATGCCTTCCTCCAAGCTGAAAGTGGCAATTGCCAACGTTCTGAAGGAAGAAGGTTTTATTGAAGATTTTAAAATCGAAGGCGACACCAAGCCTGTTCTGGAATTAGCACTTAAGTATTTCCAGGGTAAGGCAGTGGTAGAAAGCATTCAACGTATCAGCCGTCCAGGTCTGCGCATCTATAAGAAAAAAGATGAGCTGCCAAAAGTTATGGCCGGTTTGGGTATCGCTGTTATTTCTACCTCTAAAGGTGTTATGACCGATCGTGCAGCTCGCCAAGCTGGTCTTGGTGGCGAGATTATCTGCTACGTAGCTTAA
- the rpsN gene encoding 30S ribosomal protein S14, translated as MAKQSMKAREVVRVKLANKYRAQREELKAIISGVNSSDEDRWNAVLKLQSLPRDSSPSRQRNRCNQTGRPHGFLRKFGLSRIKVRETAMRGEIPGLKKASW; from the coding sequence ATGGCTAAGCAATCAATGAAAGCACGCGAAGTCGTTCGCGTGAAACTAGCTAACAAATACCGCGCTCAACGCGAGGAATTAAAAGCTATTATCTCTGGTGTGAACTCATCCGACGAAGATCGTTGGAATGCTGTTCTGAAGCTGCAGTCTCTGCCGCGTGATTCCAGCCCGTCCCGTCAGCGTAACCGCTGCAACCAAACTGGTCGTCCGCATGGTTTCCTGCGGAAGTTCGGGTTGAGCCGTATTAAAGTCCGTGAAACCGCAATGCGCGGTGAAATCCCGGGCCTTAAAAAGGCTAGCTGGTAA
- the rplE gene encoding 50S ribosomal protein L5 — protein MAKLHDYYKDEVVKQLMSQFGYNSVMQVPRVEKITLNMGVGEAIADKKLLDNAAADLAAISGQKPFITKARKSVAGFKIRQGYPIGCKVTLRGERMWEFFERLITIAVPRIRDFRGLSAKSFDGRGNYSMGVREQIIFPEIDYDKVDRVRGLDITITTTAKSDDEGRALLAAFKFPFRK, from the coding sequence ATGGCGAAACTGCATGATTACTACAAAGACGAGGTAGTCAAACAACTGATGTCTCAGTTTGGCTACAACTCTGTCATGCAAGTCCCTCGGGTCGAGAAGATCACCCTGAACATGGGTGTTGGTGAAGCGATCGCTGACAAGAAACTGCTGGATAATGCAGCAGCTGACTTGGCAGCAATCTCCGGTCAAAAGCCGTTTATCACCAAAGCACGCAAATCTGTTGCAGGCTTCAAAATCCGTCAGGGCTATCCGATCGGCTGTAAAGTAACCCTGCGTGGCGAACGCATGTGGGAATTCTTTGAGCGTCTGATTACCATTGCTGTTCCACGTATCCGTGACTTCCGTGGCTTGTCCGCTAAGTCATTCGATGGCCGTGGTAACTACAGCATGGGTGTGCGCGAGCAGATCATCTTCCCGGAAATCGACTACGATAAAGTCGATCGTGTACGTGGTTTGGATATTACCATTACCACTACTGCGAAGTCCGATGATGAAGGCCGTGCATTGTTGGCTGCTTTTAAATTCCCATTCCGCAAGTAA
- the rplX gene encoding 50S ribosomal protein L24 — protein sequence MAAKIRRDDEVIVLTGKDKGKRGKVKNVLSASKVIVEGINLVKKHQKPVPALNQPGGIVEKEAAIQVSNIALFNAATGKADRVGFRFEDGKKVRFFKSNSVTIK from the coding sequence ATGGCAGCGAAAATCCGTCGTGATGACGAAGTTATCGTGCTAACCGGGAAAGACAAAGGTAAGCGCGGTAAAGTAAAGAATGTCCTGTCTGCTAGTAAGGTCATTGTTGAAGGTATCAACCTGGTTAAAAAACATCAGAAGCCGGTTCCGGCCCTGAACCAACCAGGTGGCATTGTTGAAAAAGAAGCTGCAATTCAAGTTTCCAACATTGCGCTGTTCAACGCGGCAACTGGTAAGGCTGACCGTGTAGGCTTTAGATTCGAAGATGGCAAAAAAGTCCGTTTCTTTAAATCTAATAGCGTAACTATCAAGTAA
- the rplN gene encoding 50S ribosomal protein L14, whose protein sequence is MIQEQTMLNVADNSGARRVMCIKVLGGSHRRYAGIGDIIKITIKEAIPRGKVKKGDVLKAVVVRTKKGVRRPDGSVIRFDGNACVILNNNSEQPIGTRIFGPVTRELRNEKFMKIISLAPEVL, encoded by the coding sequence ATGATCCAAGAACAGACTATGCTGAACGTGGCCGACAACTCCGGTGCACGTCGCGTAATGTGTATCAAGGTTCTAGGTGGCTCGCACCGTCGCTACGCAGGCATCGGCGACATCATCAAGATCACCATCAAGGAAGCAATTCCTCGTGGCAAGGTGAAGAAAGGCGATGTTCTGAAGGCGGTAGTGGTGCGCACCAAGAAGGGTGTACGTCGCCCGGACGGTTCTGTCATTCGCTTCGATGGTAACGCTTGTGTTATTTTAAATAATAACAGCGAGCAGCCAATCGGCACGCGTATTTTTGGGCCGGTAACTCGTGAACTGCGTAATGAGAAGTTCATGAAAATTATCTCTCTGGCACCAGAAGTACTCTAA
- the rpsQ gene encoding 30S ribosomal protein S17: MTDQIRTLQGRVVSDKMEKSMVVAIERVVKHPIYGKFIRRTTKLHVHDENNECGIGDVVEIRECRPLSKTKSWTLVRVVEKAIL, translated from the coding sequence ATGACTGACCAAATCCGTACTCTGCAAGGTCGCGTAGTTAGTGACAAAATGGAGAAATCCATGGTTGTTGCTATCGAACGTGTGGTGAAGCACCCAATTTATGGGAAATTCATCCGTCGTACGACGAAATTGCATGTACATGACGAGAACAATGAATGTGGAATCGGTGACGTGGTAGAAATCCGCGAATGCCGTCCATTGTCAAAGACTAAGTCTTGGACACTTGTTCGCGTTGTAGAGAAAGCGATTCTGTAA
- the rpmC gene encoding 50S ribosomal protein L29 — protein sequence MKAQELREKSVEELNTELLNLLREQFNLRMQAASGQLQQTHLSKQVRRNIARVKTLLTEKAGA from the coding sequence ATGAAAGCACAAGAGCTGCGTGAAAAAAGCGTTGAAGAGCTGAACACTGAGCTGCTCAACCTGCTGCGTGAGCAATTTAATTTGCGCATGCAGGCGGCTAGTGGCCAGCTGCAACAAACTCACCTGTCGAAACAAGTGCGCCGTAATATCGCACGTGTTAAGACTTTACTGACTGAGAAGGCGGGTGCGTAA
- the rplP gene encoding 50S ribosomal protein L16, with protein sequence MLQPKRTKFRKMHKGRNRGLAQGTDVSFGEFGLKACGRCRLTARQIEAARRAMTRAIKRQGKVWIRVFPDKPITEKPLEVRMGKGKGNVEYWVALIQPGKVLFEMAGVPEETAREAFKLAAAKLPVGTTFVTKTVM encoded by the coding sequence ATGTTACAACCAAAGCGTACAAAATTCCGTAAGATGCACAAAGGCCGTAACCGTGGCCTTGCGCAAGGTACGGATGTTAGCTTCGGTGAGTTCGGCCTGAAAGCTTGTGGCCGTTGCCGCCTGACGGCTCGTCAAATCGAAGCAGCCCGTCGTGCGATGACACGTGCAATTAAGCGTCAAGGTAAGGTCTGGATCCGTGTATTCCCGGACAAGCCGATCACTGAGAAGCCGCTCGAAGTGCGTATGGGTAAAGGTAAGGGTAACGTAGAGTATTGGGTTGCCCTGATCCAGCCAGGAAAAGTTTTATTTGAAATGGCTGGTGTACCGGAAGAAACTGCTCGCGAAGCATTTAAGCTTGCTGCAGCGAAACTGCCTGTAGGAACCACCTTTGTAACTAAGACGGTGATGTAA
- the rpsC gene encoding 30S ribosomal protein S3, with protein sequence MGQKVHPNGIRLGIVKAWNSTWYANTKEFADNLDSDFKVRQFLTKELAKASVSRIVIERPAKSIRVTIHTARPGIVIGKKGEDVEKLRKVVADIAGVPAQINIAEVRKPELDAKLVADSITSQLERRVMFRRAMKRAVQNAMRLGAKGIKVEVSGRLGGAEIARTEWYREGRVPLHTLRADIDYNTSEAHTTYGVIGVKVWIFKGEILGGMAAVEQPEPAAQPKKQQRKGRK encoded by the coding sequence ATGGGTCAGAAAGTACATCCTAATGGTATTCGACTAGGTATTGTCAAAGCTTGGAACTCTACCTGGTACGCAAATACCAAAGAATTCGCTGACAACCTGGACAGCGACTTTAAAGTTCGCCAATTCTTGACTAAAGAATTAGCGAAAGCTTCCGTTTCTCGCATCGTTATCGAGCGTCCAGCGAAGAGCATCCGTGTGACTATTCACACCGCTCGTCCTGGCATCGTTATCGGCAAGAAAGGTGAAGATGTCGAAAAACTGCGTAAGGTCGTAGCGGATATCGCTGGCGTTCCTGCACAGATTAATATCGCCGAAGTCCGTAAACCGGAACTGGACGCAAAATTGGTTGCTGACAGCATCACTTCACAGCTGGAACGTCGCGTTATGTTCCGTCGTGCTATGAAGCGTGCTGTACAGAACGCAATGCGTCTTGGCGCTAAAGGTATCAAAGTTGAAGTAAGCGGCCGTCTTGGCGGTGCTGAAATCGCGCGTACCGAATGGTACCGTGAAGGTCGTGTTCCGTTGCATACACTGCGTGCGGATATCGATTACAACACATCTGAAGCGCACACCACTTATGGTGTAATCGGCGTTAAGGTATGGATCTTCAAAGGTGAGATCTTGGGTGGTATGGCTGCTGTTGAACAACCGGAACCGGCGGCTCAACCTAAAAAGCAGCAGCGTAAAGGCCGCAAGTAA
- the rplV gene encoding 50S ribosomal protein L22, translated as METIAKHRHARSSAQKVRLVADLIRGKKVSQALETLAYTNKKAAGLVKKVLESAIANAEHNDGADIDDLKVTKIFVDEGPSMKRIMPRAKGRADRILKRTSHITVVVSDR; from the coding sequence ATGGAAACTATCGCTAAACATCGCCACGCTCGTTCTTCTGCTCAGAAGGTTCGCTTGGTAGCGGACCTGATTCGCGGTAAGAAAGTGTCGCAAGCTCTGGAAACTCTGGCCTATACCAACAAGAAAGCTGCTGGTTTGGTTAAGAAGGTACTGGAGTCTGCCATTGCTAACGCAGAACACAACGATGGCGCTGACATCGATGATCTGAAAGTCACGAAGATCTTCGTAGACGAAGGCCCTAGCATGAAGCGCATTATGCCTCGTGCAAAAGGTCGTGCAGATCGCATCCTGAAGCGCACCAGCCACATTACTGTGGTTGTGTCCGATCGCTGA